The following are encoded together in the Thunnus albacares chromosome 7, fThuAlb1.1, whole genome shotgun sequence genome:
- the psma1 gene encoding proteasome subunit alpha type-1, whose translation MFRNQYDNDVTVWSPQGRIHQIEYAMEAVKQGSATVGLKSRTQAVLVALKRAQSELAAHQKKILHVDNHIGISIAGLTADARLLCNFMRQECLDSRFVFDRPLPTSRLVSLVGSKTQIPTQRYGRRPYGVGLLIAGYDDMGPHIFQTCPSANYFDCKAMSIGARSQSARTYLERCMDKFADCNLNELVQHGLRALRETLPTEQDLTTKNVSIGIVGKDMEFTIYDDDDVAPFLEGLEERPQRKVAQPADEPAAGEAPDEPMEH comes from the exons ATG TTTCGCAATCAGTACGACAACGATGTGACAGTATGGAGCCCACAG GGCCGTATCCATCAGATTGAGTATGCCATGGAGGCAGTGAAGCAGGGGTCTGCAACTGTAGGACTCAAATCCAGAACCCAAGCAGTCCTGGTTGCACTAAAG aGAGCCCAGTCTGAACTGGCTGCCCACCAGAAGAAGATCCTCCATGTCGACAACCACATCGGTATCTCCATTGCTGGACTGACTGCTGATGCCAGACTGCTCTG TAACTTCATGCGTCAGGAGTGCTTGGACTCGAGATTCGTCTTTGACAGGCCCCTCCCAACGTCACGTCTCGTCTCTCTTGTCGGCAGCA AAACCCAAATCCCAACACAGAGGTATGGAAGGAGGCCCTACGGCGTTGGACTCCTCATTGCTGGCTATGAT GATATGGGACCTCACATCTTCCAGACCTGCCCGTCAGCCAATTATTTTGACTGCAAAGCCATGTCCATCGGAGCGCGTTCCCAGTCTGCGCGCACCTACCTGGAGAGATGCATGGACAAGTTTGCTGACT GTAACCTGAATGAGCTGGTCCAGCATGGCCTCCGTGCTCTCAGAGAAACCCTCCCCACGGAGCAGGACCTCACTACCAAG aatGTTTCCATCGGCATCGTGGGGAAGGACATGGAGTTCACCATTTATGACGATGATGATGTTGCTCCATTCCTGGAGGGACTGGAGGAGAGGCCACAGAGAAAG GTCGCTCAGCCTGCAGATGAACCCGCCGCCGGAGAGGCACCTGACGAGCCAATGGAGCACTGA
- the ric3b gene encoding protein RIC-3b: protein MAMSTFQKVTLATCLVLCVALLLPKMLLSRGRKDAERPEGRFPPMMHRQAAPEGRSQRAAASSFSRAHNPEAIARAKGAGTGAGTAGKSNLAGQIIPVYGFGILLYILYILFKITSKGNNKPSEGRFPSVRSENMKRKITDFELAQLQEKLRETELVMENIVSSAHHSPDRVKGVTADQEESLLQQLTEITRVMQEGQLMEGMTPEKKAQDNWEDYPEEPQQYWEHSRCCCQHDQQHHSPQSETEAERTEAEGADLVENIPVDVTGGGEADVDESLSTDAVTESALTAGSEEDAGSRGDLGANESENSHERKEGGRKIDLGVPEEDLAGVLKELELTLKMTTMMEQEKMEDLTSSTSPAETEPACSTVRRRNKRRRAKKDLN, encoded by the exons ATGGCGATGTCAACATTTCAGAAGGTCACCCTCGCGACGTGTCTCGTGCTGTGCGTCGCGCTGCTGCTCCCCAAAATGCTGCTCTCCCGCGGGAGGAAGGATGCTGAGCGGCCGGAGG GTCGCTTCCCTCCGATGATGCACCGCCAGGCGGCTCCGGAGGGACGAAGCCAGAGGGCCGCAGCGTCCAGCTTCTCCAGGGCTCACAACCCTGAGGCCATAGCCAGGGCCAAGGGAGCGGGGACGGGGGCAGGAACCGCCGGCAAATCCAACCTGGCGGGACAGATCATCCCTGTGTACGGCTTCGGGATCTTACTCTACATCCTCTACATACTGTTCAAG ATCACGTCTAAGGGGAACAACAAGCCGTCAGAGGGAAGGTTTCCTTCAGTTCGGTCAGAGAACATGAAGAGAAAGATCA CTGATTTCGAGCTGGCCCAGCTGCAGGAGAagctgagagaaacagagctgGTGATGGAGAACATTGTTTCCAGCGCCCACCACAGTCCTGACAG GGTGAAGGGCGTGACGGCGGACCAGGAGGAGagtctcctgcagcagctgacgGAAATAACTCGGGTGATGCAGGAGGGCCAGCTGATGGAGGGGATGACTCCGGAGAAGAAGGCCCAGGACAACTGGGAAG ATTATCCAGAGGAGCCTCAGCAGTACTGGGAACATTCccgctgctgctgtcagcacgACCAGCAGCACCACAGTCCGCAGTCAGAGACGGAGGCTGAGAGGACGGAGGCTGAAGGGGCCGACCTGGTGGAAAACATTCCTGTGGATGTTACAGGTGGAGGAGAAGCTGACGTAGATGAGAGTCTGAGTACAGACGCTGTGACAGAATCTGCTCTTACAGCAGGAAGTGAGGAGGATGCGGGGTCACGGGGCGATTTAGGCGCGAACGAGAGCGAGAACTCGCATGAACGTAAGGAAGGAGGCAGGAAAATCGATCTGGGCGTCCCAGAGGAGGACCTGGCCGGAGTCCTGAAGGAGCTGGAGCTCACGTTGAAGATGACGACCATGATGGAGCAGGAGAAGATGGAGGacctcacctcctccacctcgCCGGCGGAGACAGAACCCGCCTGCAGCACCGTCAGACGGAGGAACAAGAGGAGGAGAGCGAAGAAAGACTTAAACTGA